The window TGAAGGATGACTACCTGAATGCCTCGAGGGAATGGAGCGACggtcttcattgtccaactcagGCAGCAGATCCAGGTGTGGTACCTTTAGGATCAATCCCCTCTGAAGGGGACCTAACCTTTTAGCTTTATTCCTTTTGCTTGgcacttcatcttctttttgtaGAAAATATCCTATTAGCAACCTAACCATAATTCCCTTCTCAGTTGTTTTGCAGATAAAGCCCATGTTGCTCCACAGCTCAGCCATACCAACGTTCAGGCCCTTAATTACCTTCTGAGGTTGGAGATCTTTGTAAGGGAGGACGGACAACTGCGAGTTGCTCATCTGATCTTGGGTTACGAACTGCTCATCGACATATTTTCTTAATCACACAAACCTTGAGTTGCGTCTTAGTAAAAAGTCTAATGACACAAAAAtcttcaataattttttcacCATCGTTGAGAGTTGAGACAAATATGATATGAATATAGGATTGATGTACAATAAAAGTGTAGTTAATGATGTATCCATATGATAGTATTTTTACATTAGTCACAATTTATCAGTTCAGTAAGTTGTGAAAATAATGAATCCATGTGAGAATGTCtttacattaatcaaaatttatcaCTTCAATAAGTTGCGAAGATACTTGTAAATTGCTTTGTTTCTCTAGCATTAGTAGCACACTGGGCATTCTTTTCAAATCGAAGAATGGCCCACATAAGGGCTATTGAAACCGATGATGTGCATTCACTACCATAAACATATACACATTCCTAAGCATATGGATTGGCTTTCTACCTTTTCCTATCCACGAAATCTCTCCATtgaataaaaatagagaaacaGACTTTGTACACCAACAAAACAGTCTCTGTAGTGAAGATACAAATCCAGGAGAAATTCTCCAAGGAGAAAATGTTACGCAGTCCTAAATTCTTGCAATCCTCTCAATTTCTTCATCCGCCAATACCACCATCACATCCTCCACAACTTCAAAACATACCCACTCTCACACCTTTTCCCATCATCAAACAATGCTGCAAATTCTCACGGAGAGAGCTTGCAATTGGAAGCAGTTCTTCGTTGCTTCTCCTCTTGGGCTCTCAAAATCTTGAGCCATTCCTCCAGTCCAGGGCACAAGCTGAAGAAAACATAGCAGACACCAACATAAATGAAGGACAAGAGGAAAACTCAAACGCCACTCCCAATTGCACTAATAAAAACCCAACAAGGAAAGCATTCCTTGATATATCCATTGATGGAGAACCTGTTGGTCGCATCATCATCGGGCTATATGGGGATGATGCCCCGGCTGGAGCTGCTAGATTCAGCAAACTTGTCAGTGGAGCTGCTGGTATAAGCTACAGAAGAAAAGAGTTCATTAAAATCATGCCGAATTATGTTCAACATGGTGGAGTTAGATCCTATGGTGTGGATGTTGAACTTGCAAAGAGCACCGGAAGTGATTTGGCAGCtgaaagtctcattgatgaatgGCAGAGATCATATGAGAAGTGTCCAGGGACAAAGAACCTGGCTGGAACTGTGAGCATCATTGTGAGGAATCCTTTAAAACCGCCTCCAAAATTGAAGGTGGTAGCACGGAAAGGGAAGCTGGAGATTGATCAAGAGGAGGTTGGAATAGACCCGAATGGGACAGAATTTGCGATTACCACCAAGGATTCTCCGGAGCTGGATGCATCAGCTTTAGTTGTTGGAAAAGTTTTGGGAGGAATGGAAGTTGTGGAGAGGATTGGACAGGTGAAGACTGTGAGTGAGAACACTAGTTCCCCGTATTTTAGGTGAGTTCACCACTCTGGCTGTTtgtgtttcttaatttttcttagCAGGCAAACAAACAGCATGCTTAAGAATTTTGTTGATAGAATAAAACCCACTATACCCTGCAGAACTGCAATGCTGAATATGTATATTATCAGTTCCATTCTTGCCTTTAACGATTTGAACTGCAAAATTACTAGATTTGAGGCTATCCAAACTTTGGCCTCCAATGGGGGACTTTTTTGAATTTACAATAGTGAATCTAAACATAACCTAACATGATGCCATAGAGAGGACTTTATTGCAGAGCCTAGTGAAATTTCTTAAAGTTTATGGTTTTGTAAATTTTGCTCTTATATAATCGTATCCATTCTCTTCATTAACAAGCCATTGTTACATAGAGGTAATTGACCATCAACTTCTGTCTGGTAAACAGGGTGGCCAAGCTGATAGGCGATAAGAGGGCTGTCGTGGCAGAAAGAGGCTTCAACCGTCCTTACTCAAAGGTGGCTGTCACAAATTGCGGCTTAATAGAGTAGCATCAATTGATGTACCCCACAAcctgtttcttcttttcttttttttctttttttattattatagctGGAAGAGAGAACATTTCTTTGTAAAACAGTATAATTCAGTGTTgtccggaaaaaaaaaaaaaaaaaagcctcaatACATTCTTTTAGTATTGTAAGTTGCCTCTCCAATAAGGTAAAAGTTACAGTTTTGATTCTCAACCGGTAGTTTGGCAGCAAACCACATTTGTGACAAGAACTCAGTAACAATAAACACAACATTTCCAGGAGTTATTCAAAATGGATTGCATGCCAAGACAAATGCATCACCTCAAGCTCATACGATTTCTGCCAAATCAATGGTAGAAAATCAACTGTCATAAATTTCAGATAACCCAAGGATGCACAGCAAAATCAGTTGGCTAATGCTTGGTGCTGTGGCTTGATAGAGGAGTTGTCTTCATTCTTTTTGCAGATGGAGACATGAAAAGCCTCCTGACTGAAGTGATGGGATCATCTACCTGTacaaatgttaaacagaaagaTGTTTAATCTCTGAGGATGGCAATTTCACAGATATAAATCAACCCCAACCACAATATTAATCATGTTGGCACAGctttcatattattatttatttattttttttttgtctttcataTTGTAAATTGTAAAGTTGGGACAAGATAGGTTACGAAACCCATATGGGTTTTGTCAGCACTCAGCATTAGCAACATCATTTTTGTTGCTGTTTACAGATAATGAATGGTCTGCTACACCATAGTTTTACTGTCAGGAGTTCCAAACCCAGCTTAGGATAAGGGTGCTGCTTTTTACATCGTATAGTCACAGTCTAGTAGTACACAAAAACAAGATGGAATAAATTGCAACAGATATATCAGTGGCACAGGCAATCACAATCCACCATGTGGCCCTCCATGTCTTACttgcaaagaaaaattatattgtgAGCACCCACATCTGAGAATGTATCAGAAGTACCTTAATTATGGAGGCAGCTGAAGAGTTCTCAGGTGAAGTAGAAACCCCTTTTTGACGTAGTAAAGCAGAGAGTGTTTGTTTCCACCCAGGTGCTCCATTGCCTGTTGATGCAATCCAAGGGCAAAAATGTCTGTGCTGCCTGATTGGGTCAAACTCCATTGCTTTGTCTGAAACTACCCGCATCAGATCTTTTCCTGAAAGGAATGAGGGAGAGGAACGTTGTTAAAACCTGCTTTTATAATCCAATGACACAATAAACATcaatataagaataaaaaaaagaaagagcatGTCAAAGTTAACTGCAAATGTGAAAAATGCATAAAGCATATCCATATATGGACTGACCCAAAAAGGCAATACCCTCAAAGTTCACCAGAGAACTTGACACATGATTTAGAGAGAAGGATGGTTTGTATCAAAGGAAGATTTAATGAACTACTCTGGCAATTTATGCAGGTATTTAACTTGtagaaaaaattttgatgaCTATAGCTGACTTAGCATTGTATTTTCAGCAAGAGTTTTGGGCATAAAAAGCATCACTGTAGCTTTGTGTTGTTTTTCTAAAGAGGGATAATGATGAAAAGATACCATCAACATGCAAGAATGGTTAGGCGTACAAAATGCAGTCCCTATTACAGACTTCTGTTCTTTGCTGTCCACATGAGAACTTCATAATTCATATGCTTCTAGTTGTATGTCCTCCAATACAGACTTTTGTTCCATGCTTTCCATGTAGAGGCAACTTCAGCTTTGAGCCTCTATGAACTGCCACCACCAAATTCATGTCACCTTCCATCCCTCATATGTATCATAAGCAACCGAGTGCCAATACCTTCacttgtttttactttttagacaATCATCCAGATATACAGGTGATATCCTTGAACTCTCTGTTCAATCAGATCTAGCCCAGTCATTAATTATTGAAGAAAATAGTATCCTAGGTTTATATTGTTGCCAGGTAAAGAACCTTGGGCATGGGAAAGAGTTGGCGATGCATCATTACCCTATGTACGCAGATCAGTTATTAAGGCATATAATAGCAACACCTTATGTGAAGTTTATGCCTCAATGGAATGAAAGCATCAAGAGAAGAATTCTACCAGGGGTGCTGTTTCAAATGAGTGCATCTAGTATTGACCTAATGTGAAATCAAGTTGCGTAAAAGATTGATTGGGATTGATTCAGTTGATCAAAACACTTCTCTACTTGTTGCGTAGAATACTCATCTACTGATGTGAATATTCTACTTGTTGCGTAAAATATTCACATCAGTAGATGAGTACAAGCAAAGACACTAATAGGTGTCAAATTCGATTTAACAATCatggttagagagagagaatattaagaaaatatgtCTTACCTGTACTGCAGATCATGGATTCATTGTTTTCAGGAATCTGCATTCTATTGGTAGCTAAAGAAATTTCTTTATATTGTACTTTATCTGTTCCTGAAATCTGTTGCAAATTGCAGTTTGCAGGTGCAACCACCACCAGGGAGTCATCTTTGCTACTCTCACCATTTCTAGTTGTGACATCAGAATCTGGTGCTACAATAGAAGGGTCTCTAACCTGAGAAGTACCCGAATCCTCTGCTGGTAAAGAATCTGAAATAATAATCTCATCATTTTCAGGCAAAATGCCATTCTGACTGGAACTCTGTGCCACATTTTGCGTGCCCTCAATCATACCTTCTTCAATAGAATTGTGCCTACCAACTTCAGGTGAAGTTCCTTGCCCACCGAAACTTGTTCCTTCCAACATCTCATTGTCATTCTCTTTTCTAAGAGCATCATCTTTTTCAGTAATGCCATGGTTCAAACAATGTGACTGATCATTGCATGTAGAACTACACCATCCATGATCACGTCTATTGCTATTTAACAGCCCCAAGTGTTCAATATCAGTGTTCTTTGTGCGGTCATTTTTCTCCTGAAATAAATTCTTATTCTGAAAATCAGATCGAATCTCTGCTTCGTTAACATATATACGATCTCTAAATTCAGAATCATAAGAAAACCGAGACCTTAAATTCTGGCCAATAACAGGCAAAGAAATGGTTGCTTTAAAATTCTGTTTTGTTGGTGGAGGACCCCCTGCAATAgtcaagtttaaattttttgggcCCTCCTTCAATGATGTTGCACCGCTTGCAGTAGTACTGATAACACCTCCACCATCATCAACAACCTCATTTATGTTCCCTAAATCATGGGTTCCAGGACCATTTTCACTATTGACTTCTGTGTAACCAACTAATCTGAATAACTCCATGGGCCGTGTAACTGTAGAGAAAGCCCATAATCCAACACTGGCTCCACAAAGCTTACAATCTAAAACAACAGAATGGGTATCAGACTGTACTCCAGTAGAAATATTGGAATTTTCATCAGCCTCCGTAATTTTGTCGATGCTAGCAGACTTAAGATTGATGCTAGGGTACTGTCTATTAGCAAATAAAGAAGAGGGAGTTGATGTATTTCCATTTTTAGCAGACTGATTAGATCCATCCTTGGAGCTGACCACATAAGGTAGTGAACGAGGTTCCCAACCACACAAACTTATGAGCTTTTGTGCCTGCAAATgccttaaaaaaatcaatttccacCAATAACggaaaagaaactaaaaattacTAGCAATTATTACATGAggtgttacttatcaaaaaaatatacataatacATGAGATGCCAGTAAAAGAGTCACAATACTGCTAGTATGACTAGTATTAATCACATTATTTGGCATAGAAACACGTAATCATGGAAATAGCATTGTCGACTATTgtttaaattctaaaaacttGTAAGCAGATGGATTTGAATCAGTCATGCAAAGACAATAAATACAATGAAACACACTCCAGAAAAAATTCAAGCTTATATAGAATTTATACACTACACTAGCAAACAAAGTTCATACCTGATGATACAAATTGGCAGATTCTGCTTCACATTCATTGGCCAGGTATTCTGTTTGATAATTGTCATTAGATATATCACCATATTCCAGAATTGAAGATTGTTCAAGAAATTGTTCCAGCTGAGGGCTTCTCATGTGCTCAATGGCTGAAGATGATATTACAGGAAGAGCTAAAAGTTGTAAGAGCACAGAGCAACGTTCTCTAAATTTATCAACTAAAGCTGGAGGTGTTGTAGGTGGAAACTGCGCCAGTGTTTCATCGCAGGCATTGTCAATCCATGGGCAGAGTAATTTGTGTCCACTGTCCAGCTTTAAGCTAAATACCAAGGCTGCCTTCTCAACTGAAACAACAAAGAATAATTTCATTTCAGCTATGAACATAACAAAAAGTTGCTGCACCAGTTACAGCTAGGTTTGATGGTTCTTgatattgtaaaatagatgaGTAACATGCCTTGCTGCTGAGACCAAGATGATGGAGTAGAAAAGAGGACACGTGCTCCACATGCTTCACAGGCTATTATATCCATTTCTACATTGACCCAACCTCTCCTAGCACAATTCACAGCACTGACTACCTgcgaaaataaaaatagtttcatttgcaacttaaaagaaaatgacatcTTTAATCACATCTGAACAGATATAACCAAGTAACTAAAGTCTAGAATATAACCAAATAGGACCAAAAGATAAAGGCATTAGAAGATCTTTAAACTGTCTGAAGGAAATTAAATATCTCCACCTTGGTCTACCCAGCATTTGAAAGTGGATATATATCCCATATTTTCAGTTCattataaattacaaattcaGAAACCAAAATGAGATCTAAAGTATGAACAAATCCTTCAAGGCAAGGAACTgccaaaaacattaaaaaacaaaagcaaaaaaaaaaaaaaaaaaaaaaaaaaaaaaggtgacccAATTGACCCACCTCAgttgaaatacaaaataatgTTGACAAAAGGTGCATAAAATACATCACCCACTGACCAGATCACAAACCTCATTGATAAGAATATGATCCTGGCAGAAACACCAGTCATTACTATACCAgctaacttaaattttttactaGCACATCACACATGATGATACTAAGTTCCAAATACCCAATGAACGCTTCCCCAACCAATTACTTCATCCGGCCAAGACATCAACCACCCTCTTAGGACCCAAGAGACCCCAAAAGATCTAAAGGCATAGCTCCATAACCGATAGGCCCCCTCACAATGAATCAGCAGGTGATCGACATCCTCTCCGCTATGCCAGCACATAACACCACTCCACaattataaaacatttcctcCTCAAATTAACACCAGTGAGAATCTTTCCCATGCAAGTGACTAAGATTATCACCTGCTattcaacaagaaaataaaaacgcCTCTAGAACAATGCCTTTCCCAAACAATATACCTTTGGCTGCAAATTAACCTCACTTCCAACCAGCACAAAAATGAGTATTTTGAAATGTTGTAGAACAGAAAACCAATCTGAACCAGGGAATATTTGGGAGAGGCTCTTGCAAAGCTCGCCATGCAGATTTAACAATGAACCCCTGTCTGGAGTTAGGCATCCAAACTCTCTTTTCCAAACTTACATTAATGGTGAAGCCGTGAAGGTTGGAGGGAactataataaatgctctaaagtGACAACATGTTCAATTACACTCATCATCACTAACCACAGCCCTCACTCTGTCTTCATAGCAAATCCAATTTCCTATAAATTCCAAACATAATTGTCCcaaatgtttatatttgttataCCAAAAGTAAGTGACCTCACCACATTCACTCctccaaaaattaaaaggaaagtCTAAATTTGATCTCAATTTAATTGCTTCCTTGAAGACCAAGTACAATCAGCTGATATCGAAACAGACTTAAAATTTCACCCTTTCAACAACTACCTTTTCACCTTTGAAAGACATGTACATGATAAGTGAGGTATTGCACTTATCAATTATCATTAGACAACTGAATGTGCCtcaattattttgtaataataAGACTACAAAGAACCCAATCATTTATTGTAAAaacaagaaattgaagaaaccaCCAACATACAAGAAAGCTTTGTGACATGGCACAagtttgttattaaaaaaaaaaaaaaaacaaattacgGAATTAGAGATGTGTCTTCATAAtctaataagaaaacttttaacctaattttataaattaataagtattaaataaaaatataagataataTAAGAAGGGTGGTATTATTAAACCTTGGGTTTGGCAAACCACGTCATAGACTTAAATGTGGCTAATCTCCTCATAAGATCTCCACGGTCCCACGGCCGACAAATTGGTGCTTGAGATGTTCCCACTAAAGCTGATGAATGTTGCGATCCCTCAATTATATCCCCTCGCGATCTAGGTTCCACTAGTGCTAACGCTGATGATGGGTTTGGACGTTTTCTTCCTCTCGATAATTGAGGCCCAGACGAACTACCAAATTggaaaaaacacaatcaaaccaAACATATCACAGCAAAAACaacataattatatttattaaaaaagaatcacAGGCAGTCAGGCACATATGCACACATAAAAACACTAGATTTTACTAAAAATGCTCTGCCAAAATTTGCATAAACCCtagaaattgagaacaaaaatggTTCAAGCTTCATTAAAgttacaaacaaacaaataatttttttttgataagttaatGGATGTCCTAAGGACAttggttttgaaaatatttttaaaaattttttataggaaataaaaaaaaaaaagctttcaatttttttttatagctttttatattccctataaaagtggtattaaaacattttctaaaGTGATTCATTAACAAGTGGCCCAAGGGctctcaataaataaatataggaCAATTTGAATTTCAACAGAGGAATTTGATTTATACAGAGCAAAACTCCAACAGAAATGAACAAGAAAACTGGGATATTAGTATATTACTATTCAAATTggatttcaacaaatttaaacaaaCTCATGGCCACCAAAAATtagagaaaccaaaaaaaaataataataataattattcaaaGTTAGACACAGTACAAAACCCTTACAGAGAAGAACATACAAAATTGAAAggatttgaaaattataaaaaaaaaaaaaaaaaaaaaaacaaaaaattatatataaatataattgtgcAGTATGAGATAgcaaatttggatttggattgaATATTGTGAACATATAAAATGAGTCTATCGCTATCACTATCACTAGCGCTGGTCTTAGCAAAGTTGAAAAATAATACTATGAATCAAACGAATTGAAGTTTGAAGAAATAGAAATTGGAAATAGTACCTGGAGGATTTGGGATTGGGAGCGTGAAAAAGCTTGTCCATAATCGTATGGAATCTCTTCTCCGACTCTGAATCTTGCAccatttttttggttgtttttggaaacaaaaaattttgggaaTGTTTTTACAAAGCTAGTCTCACagtattttgtatttgtgtgCTTAAGAGCTTCGAATTCGATGCCTCAAAAACTCGAGACAAAAGTCGAAGCTTCTTCTCCAATGGGATGAGACAGCCACGGCACAATTACAAATTGGTCTTTTTAAAACTGCACGTCGTTGATAATTCTTTTCCTGAGCGTCATGTCgtgttgttttttctttttctttttcttttggttaaattataaattgtgcCTTCTAATTTTGTCTAGAATTCAATTaattctagtatttttttgagttattaATTTCGTTCCAGTAAATTTCTTCTGTGTTCAGTGtacttttattagtttttttttcaaattttattaaaatgccAATTTAGGGATATTAATGGCAACCCACTTAAGGTCCATTTATGGACAGtttatttagtttaaatttaaaactttttgttaaaagtgtaaaaaaaaaaaagttaaaatttaaataaatagtacaatgagactcataaatagtacaaaaaagaaactaaaatcttaaataaaCTGAATTTTTTATCACATCCCAAACAACCTCTTAATAGAATAAGTGTGTTTGGGAttgcttaaaaaattaatttttttttaatattcaacttatttttgctattattaaTGAGTCTTATTGCATTTtctggtactattcatgagtctcactatattatttcagttaccttttaactttatctataatactttcaacaaataaattttaatttcagcaaaataaacgaatttcaaacaaaccctaaatgGAAGGATTACAAGACTTAATTGAATTCAAACATAGTTAGATTtgttatttagcattttttttaaatgatttatatATGAGGCGCTCATTTTGTACCTGTTTGGGTATAGCTGAAACAGACCCAGCGTTTGCGTTTtggctacttttttttttttttttttttttttttagaatgtgcACTGGCCCTTTTTTGCTTTTCCAGTGGATCCTGTGCCACTGTTCACAGGACCTACAAACCTTTTTGTTAAcgaaacttttattaaaaatgggtcccacagtattattcacacatttaaaaattattttgttacagtatttttagtttttagttttcagcaaaataaacggtattcaAAAACACcctttgttttgaagtaaaatatttttcgaaaAATGTTTTCCCATTTTCATATGTTTGTTTGCATATAAAATATGGtcaaacttgtaaaatattttctgttaactataaaatcattcataaaaaaatcataaaacattttacaaaaacaaataatagcATTCCATAACCATATGGAATCTCTTCTCCCAGACTCTGATTCTtgcacaacttttttttttttttttttttttttttttttttggaaacaaaaattttgggaaTGTTACGAAGCTCTCAGTATTGTGTATGTGTGCTAAAAAGCTTCGAATTCGATGcctcaaaaactcaaaacaaaagtCGAAGCTTCTCCAATGGGATGGATGAGCAGCACGGCACAATTACAAAACGTCCTTTAAAACTGCGTGTCGTCGCTCTTTTTTCTGAACATCATGTCGTATTGTTAAGTGCTGCATGacattggacttttttttttcttttttttgcagtGGGTtaaattccaaaagaaaaattttggcAACAAACTTGGTTATAGTATAAGGACAACTCCACTTAATatcttttagaaaaattttggctacaaacttagttgtaactTAAGGTACTACTCACTAAAAGGATTAGCATGgcaacatattttgaaatccaACCATTAAATTGaatgttctttatatttataaCACACATGTTAAATTTCTTGTCAAtagaatattatttactatttaatttataaatttactttttatgcataattttagactacaaaaacttgaaatttaaacatttaattaataatgtagctattaattttttattttctagaaatttagtAAGcgtggaggatataagaaaatgAATCTAATAgtgaaattgttaaaattcgcatctaataaaaagatattaagtagaGTTGTAATCTTAtgttacaaccaagtttgtaaccaaactttgtccatatctttttattggatgtgaaacaagtctaccattagattacatgttcTCTTTATATcatccatacttgcaaaattttcataatatcaaaaattaataactatgtcatctattaaatgtttatattttaagtttttgtaatttaaaattctgTATAAACAATAAGTTTTATAGATtgtatagtaaataacatccagtTAGcacgaaatttgacatgtgttaagaacataaagacaCATGATCCAACAGTTaggttttcaaaatatgtagtcatgttaattttattAGAGAGAATGGTAGTTTTAGGCTAAAACCAAGTTTTTAGCCAAACTTtgtcaaattacaaattacaccatATAACTATccctaaaattcaatttagacaTGTGATTTctgatttatttcttttagtCCTATAAACTTTCTTATGTGTTCTAATTAATCCTTTCATCCTGTTTCATTACAATGTACAGttaaatttcttgaaaacaACATTTCTTTGCtagtttttcaaatttcaaaaacaacATCATTTTAGGAGCATTCTCAATGacaacttactttttttttttttttttaagaaaccaaTAGCAACTTACTTAATAAGATGGATTGAAGGAccatattgaataaaaatcaaagtTAAAAGATTGAAATGAATAAATCAAAAATTACAGGACTGGATTGAAATTGGATATAATTAGAGGGTTTAATTTGTTCTTTAGCatctttttttaagtagtttatATATGTGGTTTAgattaactttttgttgaaaacttatTTGCTTATTTTACTAATGTAGTAAAATTACAATTatactaaggaaaaaaaaagttataaaaagttgtatgtaaacaaataaactaaaatgcatattcattttcaattatttgaCTACACGTCGTTTATGGTTTTGGTCGTTTAGGTGGCATGTGATGAATGTTGTCTTGATTTACTAATTTGTGTCATTAAGTGcgtgtttgtttttctttttaactaaaaaattgtAAGTGACACAGTCAAAGTTTACGTCCATTTTAATTTAACCCCTTAAGTTTAAAATTTGGGATTTATACCCTAGAGGGCCCAAACATTATGAAGCATtgggaaaaaaatcattttgtccATACTCAATATTGATGCGTCCATTAAATACCACCTAAACTTGTCAATGTAtgtttacaaatttacaatacaCACATATTCAAGTGTCTTGTAaggttagcaaaaaaaaaaaaattgtctggTAACTTAGTGGTATAGACTACTCTTCTTTATTAGGATTGAGGAGAACCAAGAGGTTGAAATCTATTACTGCCTATATtgataattatcaaattatcaataccaaaaagaaaagcttTTCCAGATTTGGGATCGGTCTGCCTATATTGATAAGTACAAGGATGTGGTGATGGGCTAGGGGGTGGCATGCATGCTATTAGCCTATTATGGTGTTGAAatcactataatttttttttttttgagattggAAGTTGAGCCCTACCAAACATGGGACTGTGTTCTTGGTGCTCTTC of the Quercus robur chromosome 10, dhQueRobu3.1, whole genome shotgun sequence genome contains:
- the LOC126701381 gene encoding peptidyl-prolyl cis-trans isomerase CYP26-2, chloroplastic, yielding MLRSPKFLQSSQFLHPPIPPSHPPQLQNIPTLTPFPIIKQCCKFSRRELAIGSSSSLLLLLGSQNLEPFLQSRAQAEENIADTNINEGQEENSNATPNCTNKNPTRKAFLDISIDGEPVGRIIIGLYGDDAPAGAARFSKLVSGAAGISYRRKEFIKIMPNYVQHGGVRSYGVDVELAKSTGSDLAAESLIDEWQRSYEKCPGTKNLAGTVSIIVRNPLKPPPKLKVVARKGKLEIDQEEVGIDPNGTEFAITTKDSPELDASALVVGKVLGGMEVVERIGQVKTVSENTSSPYFRVAKLIGDKRAVVAERGFNRPYSKVAVTNCGLIE
- the LOC126701380 gene encoding uncharacterized protein LOC126701380 encodes the protein MVQDSESEKRFHTIMDKLFHAPNPKSSSSSGPQLSRGRKRPNPSSALALVEPRSRGDIIEGSQHSSALVGTSQAPICRPWDRGDLMRRLATFKSMTWFAKPKVVSAVNCARRGWVNVEMDIIACEACGARVLFSTPSSWSQQQVEKAALVFSLKLDSGHKLLCPWIDNACDETLAQFPPTTPPALVDKFRERCSVLLQLLALPVISSSAIEHMRSPQLEQFLEQSSILEYGDISNDNYQTEYLANECEAESANLYHQAQKLISLCGWEPRSLPYVVSSKDGSNQSAKNGNTSTPSSLFANRQYPSINLKSASIDKITEADENSNISTGVQSDTHSVVLDCKLCGASVGLWAFSTVTRPMELFRLVGYTEVNSENGPGTHDLGNINEVVDDGGGVISTTASGATSLKEGPKNLNLTIAGGPPPTKQNFKATISLPVIGQNLRSRFSYDSEFRDRIYVNEAEIRSDFQNKNLFQEKNDRTKNTDIEHLGLLNSNRRDHGWCSSTCNDQSHCLNHGITEKDDALRKENDNEMLEGTSFGGQGTSPEVGRHNSIEEGMIEGTQNVAQSSSQNGILPENDEIIISDSLPAEDSGTSQVRDPSIVAPDSDVTTRNGESSKDDSLVVVAPANCNLQQISGTDKVQYKEISLATNRMQIPENNESMICSTGKDLMRVVSDKAMEFDPIRQHRHFCPWIASTGNGAPGWKQTLSALLRQKGVSTSPENSSAASIIKVDDPITSVRRLFMSPSAKRMKTTPLSSHSTKH